atactccgtagcaTTTTGCTTATTTTTATGGGCTTTTGAATATTGATACTTTTTAATACTTTAGTTACAGTATTTTTGGACTTCTCTTATACTCATACATACCTTGTAACTTGGTTAAAGTAATACTCCGTAAAATTTTGTTTCACcattttaatctttaaaaaaaaaaaaaaaaaaaaagtgactgaTATCACCAAAATCAAATGCATGGCAAACATAGTGGActagaaattaaagaataataataaaaattatatacatattatttcaAAGAATCACTACATGAACTGCATACTCCTATCTGCATTTCCATATAGTGTGTGTCTCACTCAAATGGCAAATGGAAATCAGAAAGATGACTATCACCACCATATCCTAACCTTCATTCTACCCAAGAAGTTTACAAAAGATCTGGGATTCATTAAAATTGTGCAAAAGATGATTTCAGATCCAAGCAGGCAACTATATCAGAACCCAACCACGTACCGCGTTTGCAATTCCCAGAACAGCCTAGACTGCTTCAGTGCTTCAGCTCGGTCAGACACCAGCCTTTCTTTCCACAGCTTTCGAAATCTAAAACGGGGCAAAGAATATATAGTTCATCATTGTATCCATGTCACCGGAAGATAGGCTCGAGAACAGGGATTACAAACGATACAATGCATGCTCGAGACAAACTCACCTCCTCTTCAGAAGCAAATCTAATTCCACCATGTGCACTACGTTGGTGTAAACACCTACCTGAAATTAAGAGGGAATAGCACAATGTAATCAATTGGTTAAACAATGTGAAACCATTGGTTTGATGCCCTGTTATATGCAAAATCACTACGCCTTTTCTGAATAACTTTGCTTTCAGACAAAGGTACACTTGAAAATCtatctattattattaaatcTTCCTCCCTCCTATTTATACCGTTGAAAAGACAGTGTGAATAGATTTAGTTCTGTATAGTGGTTTTGTATACTGTTGAAAATACAATAGGCTCGGAATATGCTAAAATTTGAATAGATGTAAATCTTCAAGTAAACAAAAGATTTGTCATTTGTGCAAACATTAGACCCACAGATGGACCTATACCGAATTTAAAGGCAACTATATATGAAAATCAACCGTAATTCTTATTTGTGGACGAAATACCTATTAGATACAGACCTGTCTGCAAATGGGACACTTTGACTCCTTACTTGCAGCCTTTAGACCATCGCATAGCATCACAGAAGCTGCCCTGCATGCACATGATTTGCAGAAAAGATGCCCACAGCCTAAAGCATAGGGGttgaaaacaaaatcctaattTTGTGACCAGCTTTGAGTTAGGAACAGAATTCCGACATGAAATTAATCTATTTTCTTTACAGTGAAGTAAATGACTCACCAGGCAAACAGCACACTTCAGGCTgtattctaattttatattttctggAAGCGTCAAAGTGAGTGTAAACTCAGTAGCATCGAAATCACATGGGAAAGAACTGAAGAGCTCTCTTGAGCTCTTACCATTTGAGGCATTGAAGTTCAAATAGAAAGCTCCTAGTTCAATCAACCACGGTGATTGCAGAATCTCCAAGTGCTCAGCACTTATTGTAGATTTAAAATTCCTTCCCTTAACAGAGCCATGAATCTACAAGAAGATATTTCTTCATAtaggaagaaaagaagaagagtaTAAGAATGCACACAAACAAAGCCAAAAAAAAGCCTTACCTTGTCATACTTCTTAAGGATTTTTCGCATAGCAGTAGTATTCATCACTGCATACTGCATTAGCATTTGACACTCTCGTGCCATGGCTTGCTGATCATCAACAAAACAGTGACGCAACGATATGAAGTATTGTTGCACCCCTGGAGCCATATGAAGTCTGAGAAGTCTTCTTACTCTAGAGCTAAAACACCCAGCAACGTCAGAGGCCTCCTTCTTCAGTTCAGGAAAGAAGGTTTGATCACAGACTAAAGAAATACAAAATTGATCATTACAACCTCATATAATGCAACAACTATGCAGAATGCTTGCtgttaaagaaagaaaatggtcTTTGAAGATCTTTTTCTCCATTAATGAATACAAGTCCATACATGCAGAAGAATCTTATCCAGCCATAATCACATCAAAACGTTAAAACGAAAAACAGATTGTTGGTGGAAGGGGCTGCCATAAACACAGAATTCAGAAAAATATTCTAGTTTTTTGCTAACCACACACAAGAAGCTAACAATTCTTTCTCAGCAACAGTCTCTCTACACAAATTCCTCATGAACACCCATCCAAGTTGCTCAGGCTTTaggcttggtaaccacaaggttccaagttcaACTCTCCGTGAGAGCAGCCTATCCTATTGGCCTTTTTTAGGCAAACTAAGCTAGTTTATCTCCTTGTAATCTTTTGCGGGCTAGGGTTTACCCTAGCACACCCAGTAATGGATCCTGGTTTCTCTCGTCATCTAAATTCTAAATTCTAAATTCATTCTGTGTAATGGCTGCTGGTTTCTCTCCTCATCCAAATTGAATAATTCCGCAAATATTTCCAAAACACGTTGAATAATGTTGCGGATCTTACAACAAATGCATTACACACATGCATTCAAACAGCAATATTCACGATGAACGGAATAATTCCGCAAATATTTGCAAAACACATTGAATAATGTTGCTGATTTCACAACAAATGCACTACACACATGCATTCAAACAACAATCacaacaaacaattcaaaaaaatcAAGCACCTCATTCAAAGCCATTCAACTATTAACAAAATTTGACGAGATAAAAACGTACAAGAGCAGCATTCATTGGAACTCTTGAGAGTGTTGCATGCGGAGCAGCGTTTGAGAACTTTCTTCAGGCTTTTGTATTCGACATAGGACAGCTTGTTGCCTTCATCCTCGTGAACGTACTCCTTGAAAGTCTCCccaaacttcatcttcttccacgCAAAACAGAATCCAATTCCTCCCGAGGGTGTATGGCAGCTGAGATCGATACATACACGTATACAAACaagattagaatatatataatcgCGTCGATCTGGTACGAAGGATCGTTACATACGCCTCCTGCCGCCGCAATTCCTCCGCTTTTTTGTTCCTTTTTCCCCCTGGGATGGTGGTGGGCCTGAGATAATACAATTATCTAGAAACTTCCGATCAGATTCGACAATGAAATTGCCGTATAATATCaattcggtttttttttttgagaataatgtTGCGTTTCCCCTAAAAATTTTCtaggaggaaaaaaaatgatatttgttgTCAAGGGAAAAAGGTTTAAATATACTCCAAATTTTTACGATAAAAGTGGCTAGACGCTaaactttaataaaattttataagagTTAATACTATTTGTGCACCTTCAAGTATAATAGTTTTGCAATGCTtagtcttaaatttttaaaattttaaattgattacTAAGTTCTTAAGtttattggtaattaatttgTAACTCATCGACATATTTGTGACTTTTTTATATAAGAGACCATAAGTTTGAATTTTAGTAGGAAAGTTATAATTAAACGCTAATTATACACatcaaattgataatatatcttttttaataacaaacttttttttttcatattatacattttcaattgcaataataaaattttaaaataaagcaTCTCATCATCACCATTAGTGAATCATCACAACTACCTTCATATATTTTCATCCACAAATTCTCTATCATAATACATCATATAAGTGTCATTATATTCCAATATCAAATCTAGTAATGCGTGTCCAACATGCCAACCTATGGTCAAGCAACATATTGTCATATTCTATCAATTCTTACATCCTCTTAATCAATTCCGTGTCACAAGTTCgttcaaatataatttatctttttgtaTAATTTACGAGTTATTTTTTTGTGGAAAGGAGAGGCCAGAGGGCCCAGGAATTAACGACGTCTACTTGTCGCTACGTTCAGGGAGTCACGACGAAGGAAATCTTTGAGCTCATCTGGAGGTTGATCCAGCACGGTAGTACCCCAGGGTGAATCTTGGCCCAAGTTGACAAGAAGGTCAGCGCACCGATTACCTTCGCGAAAAACATGAAAAATCTTGACGATCTGGGGGTCCCCTATTGATTCCAATGCATGAACCATAGCTTCTGAGTCCACCTCTACGATGAGCTTCTCAAATCCGTATCGTCTCGCGATAATAAGACCTTCCCTTAAACCCCATAGTTCCGCCATAAAAACTGTTGATTTTACCAATATTCGAGTAACTCAATTGACATATTTAAAGTTTGAACTACATGTTTTCCTTGTcattcacaaatttaaaaaaatcgaaTGAAAGGTCAAATTGCACTATCATAGATGAGATAAGAGGTGCCTTTATAGGTAGTTCTATTTTTTTCATACTCCATTTGatgtattttattaaatatatgtcctATATTTCCTTTATGGGGAATCTTTGATGATtgtattctttgaaggtaattttttttctttttttatatgaGGGAATCTATATACAATTACTAATTGAATGTGTATTGGATAAATTATgtctttttaattatattcGGTGAATAACTACAAAAAGTGAAAGAAATAAATCCGTCTTGAGTTGTCTCTAATCGAttgattcaaataaaaataaaaaagcaaataAATCGTTCTCAGTGAGAGTCTAACGAAATGCTTGATGGGTTAGGATTGCATCATATCATCAAAAGATAATGATGTTCCCACTCATCTTGCATCAAAATCCATTCTTCAAAAAAGTGATGATGCTTTTGGTTGGATTCTGCCCTCCACCAAGAAAATGtggatgtttttatttttaacaatattCATAAGAAATTTGTGTATTGAAAAATATCATATACTTCTTCCATTAAGGTataatacatatttaatttttagtatttcTTGGAGTCCCTATAACAATGGCGGCTGGTTAAACTAAAGATTAGAAAACATTTCTTTGTTCGGTAGTCCCTGTCATTCTGACAAGGAGATCATTAGCAGTTtctgcatacatacatacatacatgaagatatgcaattatatatatatatatatatatatatatatatatatatatatatatataactgcaaaaaacattaattaacaTGATATTATCATAATCTGAAAAAGAAACACGAACAAATCCCCTATTTCACCACTGATATTTACACATATACCTATCAAcaagttgaaaaaaaatgaaaaaacttTGATTGCAAAAGCCAAAATTAAAGCAAACTACTTTAAATCTTTAATCATTAGTCTATGTAACACCTGCATATATGCTCGCCGGACTAACTGAATGCTCAAAAATGGCGATTAAGTTAAAATTTACGTATAGTTTGATCTTTGTTACGTTTATTATAGTCTTCTTGGCTACGCTGCACCATAGCCGCCGCGGTTCCGCGGCGGTGAAAAGAAATGGGAGTTATTATAGGAATGATTTCATTTCCTCGGCGTCGAATTATACAATCGCCGATTATCTCCGTAATCTCACCGGCGGGCCCCACCTCGCCGGAACGGCGGCGGCCGGCGCCGCCGCCGTTTATGTGAGGTCCCATTTCGAGCGGCTGAAGATGGAGACCCGTGTGGTTAACTACACCGTTCTTTTGAGTTATCCGGTGAGGGGTTCGGTGACGGCGGTGTTTATCAACGGGTCCGATTTTTCCGTCCCGTTGTCGGAGCCGGGGGGCGGCGGCGGGGTTGTAATGGCGTACCACGCGTACGCGCCGTCGGGGACGGCGTACGGAAAGGCGGTGTTTTTGAACTACGGGCGGGACGGCGACTACGGCGAGCTGGCGGCGGCGGGGGTGGACGTGGCGGGCTGCGTGGGGATTGTCCGGAGAGGCGGCGGGCTGTCGAGGGGCGAGGCGGTGGAGAGGGCGGCGGCGCGTGGAGTGGCGGCGGTGCTAATGTACACCGACGGTGAGCGTGAGAAATTCGGCGTGGAGAGGGGAACTGTGATGAGTGACCTGGGGGACCCACTTAGCCCTGGGTGGGGAGGGGTTGAGAACGGAGAGAAGCTGAGATTAGATGACCCGCGGGTGAGAGATAAATTCCCGAAAGTCCCGTCGTTGCCAATATCCATGGCGGCCGCCGGAATCATCCTGAGATCTCTGGGAGGGGCTGAATTGCCCCAGGAGTGGAAGAAGAATCTAAAGAATAGTGGGATTGATTTTGAAAGAGTTGGACCTGGTCCGACCATGCTTAACTTTTCATACGAGGTTAGCTTAAGGCTTAAcccaaatttatcaaaaaaaaatgttgtcttTACTCTTTATGGATATTTGAATTCTTGTTTGATATCTATAACCACTTGCATATGTTATCCATAGCTAAACGGCTAAAGAAAGACAATATATCGTTCTTACAGGGAATTTGACACAGTACACAATGCCTGTGTGGTGTCCAGGAGCCCCTCATAGTCCACGTATAAGCCTTATACACATACGCCTAACTGGTTTCGCTCAGCCATAGGCTCATCAGGGAACGGGAACGGCAATAACTCCTGACCAGTTGTGCCATTCGAATTGCATCGGTCCCTTTTATAGTCAAGTCCAAAACTAACGACATGCTCCCCAAACATAATCGGGTTGGCGTGTCTGACTCGGCCAGACCTAGCGTCTAAGGCAGAACACCCTTAACGTTATTGTCGCCCCATTTACCCACGTTGTGGCTAACCAGTTGACTGTTCATTTATTGGGTCTAAAACGGTCATGAAAAACAAATTGActcaagaaggccaatagattatttttattgagagttaaacttgtaactttgtggttaGCAAACCAATAGTCTGACCAGTTCCGCTTGGAATGCCTCTTTTGTTTGATAGTTTGTTGCATATAGCTATTGTTGTCTCATTGTCAAATGTTGTTGGCTGGAAACATAGCTGCATAGGACATGATCCGAGGTTGCCTTTAGGAGAAATTATGGAAACTGATCAAATTTAGAAACACTGCTATTTATGCTAAGTGGGAAGACCACCTTGACTCATGATTCCATTTTATGTGTGTTGTATATTTATCTTTCTAGTGAACATCATTTTGTTTACTCTGATCAGGGGGAGAAGAAGATGGCAACGATTCAAAACGTTTTTGGCATTATAAGAGGCTCGGAGGAGCCTGATCGGTTTGTACTGCTCGGGAACCACAGAGATGCGTGGACATATGGAGCAGTTGATCCCAATAGCGGAACTGCTGCCCTACTTGACATAGCTCGCAGATATGCTCGTCTCGTGAGCTTGGGCTGGAAACCTCGACGAACAATCATGCTTTGCAGCTGGGACGCTGAAGAGTTTGGTATGGTAGGTAATAAATACTCTATCTCGAGCAGTTGATAGCATATTTACAGTGTCTAATGGTAGTATTGATTGTGTTTTCAAGCATTCATCATCCAAGGCTCAAACAATCTAAGACGTACTGAATActgatcaatatatataatgtcaaatTTCATAGATGCCCCGACTGTTTGTCTGATATGGTtgcatacatatacatgttTTGGTCATTAAAACAACGAATCTGATATAATTCTTGTGGCTTCAGATTGGCTCTACCGAGTTTGTTGAGCAGAACCTTATGAATCTGGCCGCTAAATCTGTTGCATACCTAAATGTGGATTGTGCAGTTCAAGGGCCTGGCTTTTTCGCTAGTGCAACTCCTCAGCTCGATGATCTTCTTCTCAATGTCGCTAAGAAGGTAATTAAGCTGAACTTTGCCTCAGTTCACCGATTTTAAGTGCAGAAATGGCTCTCTTCGTCTAACAATTTGCCCCGCTTTGACACATAAATATCATTTCAGGTTCGGGATCCTGATCATGAGAGGACGACAATATTTGAAACTTGGGCAGTTTCGAATAGAGGTACGAATGTAAGTTTTCTCCCTCCCCTCTCATTTCCCCGCTATTTTCACTTGAGATTACAGTAATTATTAGCTAAGCAATTTGAGAAGGGAAAACAGTATATTATAACACTATGGTTAAAaactttagtttcattttctatgGACTGTACTAACTATTTATGTCTGCATTGCAGATCCAGAGGCTTAGTAGAGTAGATTCAGATTTTGCTTCGTTTTTGCAACTTGCAGGGATCCCTTCGGTCGATTTATACTATGGTAAAGGTATACACGAATTTATGGCATTACATAACCAAGTTATATTATCGATTAGATTATATGCACCTTAGAGGAATAGCGGGTACACTTTCCATCTTGTAGATTTTCCGGTGTACCACACTGCCTTTGACTCTTATGATTGGATGATAAAATTCGGAGATCCATTGTTCCAACGACATATTGCAGGTAGCTTTTGGATTCGTTATACCTTACTCAAAACACACTTGGAAATATGTATAGAGCTTAGAATGACAGCCTCGGTCTTCTCTCGTTgggaattttttgttttgataacAGTATCGGGAGTTTGGGGACTTCTCGGACTTCACCTAGCTGACGATGCAGTTCTTCCTTTTAACTACGAGCCTTATGCTGCTGAGTTGCTGGTATAACTTTTAGTCTAGACCGTTATCTATAGTTTATTGCGCCCGTTTTAGCTATGTGCCTTATGCTACTAAGTTGctgttataattttttgtctAGACCGCTATCTATAGTTGGTTGCACCCATTTATGAAGCTTTTCGAACTTTTATTGTCGGGATGTTTTAATTGATAAGCTTATTTGCAGAGGTATACGCGAAGCTTGAGTGGTGTATTGGAAGGAGGCGTGTCGTTAGATCAAATTTTCGATGCCATTCGGGAGCTTAGTACTGCAGCTAAAGCTATTGAGGAAGAAGCAAAGGTTAGAGGAATATAGGCTTTTGGAAGTTCTTTATGTAACTTTGTTCTTCTTTACTTTTTGTAATGTTTAGCCATCAAATGTAGAAACTAAGGAAGG
This region of Ipomoea triloba cultivar NCNSP0323 chromosome 15, ASM357664v1 genomic DNA includes:
- the LOC116005588 gene encoding probable E3 ubiquitin-protein ligase BAH1-like isoform X1, whose product is MKFGETFKEYVHEDEGNKLSYVEYKSLKKVLKRCSACNTLKSSNECCSFCDQTFFPELKKEASDVAGCFSSRVRRLLRLHMAPGVQQYFISLRHCFVDDQQAMARECQMLMQYAVMNTTAMRKILKKYDKIHGSVKGRNFKSTISAEHLEILQSPWLIELGAFYLNFNASNGKSSRELFSSFPCDFDATEFTLTLTLPENIKLEYSLKCAVCLDFVFNPYALGCGHLFCKSCACRAASVMLCDGLKAASKESKCPICRQVGVYTNVVHMVELDLLLKRRFRKLWKERLVSDRAEALKQSRLFWELQTRYVVGF
- the LOC116006293 gene encoding probable glutamate carboxypeptidase AMP1; this translates as MLAGLTECSKMAIKLKFTYSLIFVTFIIVFLATLHHSRRGSAAVKRNGSYYRNDFISSASNYTIADYLRNLTGGPHLAGTAAAGAAAVYVRSHFERLKMETRVVNYTVLLSYPVRGSVTAVFINGSDFSVPLSEPGGGGGVVMAYHAYAPSGTAYGKAVFLNYGRDGDYGELAAAGVDVAGCVGIVRRGGGLSRGEAVERAAARGVAAVLMYTDGEREKFGVERGTVMSDLGDPLSPGWGGVENGEKLRLDDPRVRDKFPKVPSLPISMAAAGIILRSLGGAELPQEWKKNLKNSGIDFERVGPGPTMLNFSYEGEKKMATIQNVFGIIRGSEEPDRFVLLGNHRDAWTYGAVDPNSGTAALLDIARRYARLVSLGWKPRRTIMLCSWDAEEFGMIGSTEFVEQNLMNLAAKSVAYLNVDCAVQGPGFFASATPQLDDLLLNVAKKVRDPDHERTTIFETWAVSNRGTNIQRLSRVDSDFASFLQLAGIPSVDLYYGKDFPVYHTAFDSYDWMIKFGDPLFQRHIAVSGVWGLLGLHLADDAVLPFNYEPYAAELLRYTRSLSGVLEGGVSLDQIFDAIRELSTAAKAIEEEAKKLRKDETMAELLILERRMLNDRLMSAERGFLDNEGLNRRQWFKHLVYGPSTGGKTELDFYPGIVDAVSRSTHLNNTEREAVIQHEIWRVARAIQRAAYALKGNLT
- the LOC116005588 gene encoding probable E3 ubiquitin-protein ligase BAH1-like isoform X2, translated to MKFGETFKEYVHEDEGNKLSYVEYKSLKKVLKRCSACNTLKSSNECCSFCDQTFFPELKKEASDVAGCFSSRVRRLLRLHMAPGVQQYFISLRHCFVDDQQAMARECQMLMQYAVMNTTAMRKILKKYDKIHGSVKGRNFKSTISAEHLEILQSPWLIELGAFYLNFNASNGKSSRELFSSFPCDFDATEFTLTLTLPENIKLEYSLKCAVCLVSHLLHCKENRLISCRNSVPNSKLVTKLGFCFQPLCFRLWASFLQIMCMQGSFCDAMRWSKGCK